Proteins from one Pseudomonas grandcourensis genomic window:
- a CDS encoding efflux RND transporter permease subunit, which translates to MNFSQFFISRPIFAAVLSLLILIAGAISLFQLPISEYPEVVPPTVVVRANFPGANPKVIGETVAAPLEQAITGVENMLYMSSQSTADGKITLTITFALGTDLDNAQVQVQNRVTRTEPKLPEEVTRIGITVDKASPDLTMVVHLTSPDKRYDMLYLSNYALLNIKDELARLGGVGDVQLFGMGDYSLRVWLDPNKTASRNLTATDVVTAIREQNRQVAAGALGAPPAPNATAFQLSVNTQGRLVSEEEFENIIIRSGDNGEITRLKDIARVELGSSQYALRSLLNNQPAVAIPIFQRPGSNAIEISNEVRAKMAELKKSFPEGMDFSIVYDPTIFVRGSIEAVVHTLFEALILVVLVVILFLQTWRASIIPLVAVPVSLIGTFAVMHLFGFSLNALSLFGLVLAIGIVVDDAIVVVENVERNIELGLTPVEATKRAMREVTGPIIATALVLCAVFVPAAFISGLTGQFYKQFALTIAISTVISAFNSLTLSPALAAVLLKGHDAPKDRFSKVLDKIFGGWLFRPFNRFFEKASHGYVGTVARVIRSSGIALLLYAGLMVLTFFGFSSTPTGFVPGQDKQYLVAFAQLPDASSLDRTEDVIKRMSDLALKQPGVESAVAFPGLSINGFTNSPNAGIVFVTLKPFDERKDPSMSAGAIAGALNGQYANIQEAYMAIFPPPPVQGLGTIGGFRLQIEDRGNLGYEELYKETMNIINKSHNVPELAGLFTSYTVNVPQVDAAIDREKAKTHGVAVSDIFDTLQIYLGSLYANDFNRFGRTYQVNVQAEQQFRLESDQIGQLKVRNNKGEMIPLATFIKVSDTSGPDRVMHYNGFITAEINGAAAPGYSSGQAEKAIEKLLKEELPNGMTYEWTDLTYQQILSGNTALFVFPLCVLLAFLVLAAQYESWSLPLAVILIVPMTLLSAITGVIASGGDNNIFTQIGLIVLVGLACKNAILIVEFAKDKQLEGLNPLAAVLEACRLRLRPILMTSFAFIMGVVPLVFSSGAGAEMRHAMGVAVFSGMLGVTFFGLLLTPVFYVLIRNFVERGQARKAAKAALKLESH; encoded by the coding sequence ATGAATTTTTCCCAATTCTTCATTTCGCGGCCGATCTTCGCAGCGGTTCTATCGCTGCTGATCCTGATCGCCGGTGCGATCTCGCTGTTCCAGCTGCCGATCAGCGAATACCCGGAAGTGGTGCCGCCGACCGTGGTGGTCCGCGCCAACTTCCCGGGTGCCAACCCGAAAGTCATCGGCGAAACCGTTGCCGCTCCGCTGGAGCAAGCCATCACCGGCGTCGAGAACATGCTGTACATGTCCTCGCAGTCCACCGCTGACGGCAAGATCACCCTGACCATCACCTTTGCCCTGGGTACTGACCTGGACAACGCGCAGGTGCAGGTGCAGAACCGTGTGACCCGGACCGAGCCAAAACTTCCCGAGGAAGTGACGCGCATCGGTATCACCGTGGACAAGGCGTCGCCCGACCTCACGATGGTGGTGCACTTGACCTCGCCGGACAAACGCTACGACATGCTGTACCTGTCCAACTACGCCCTGCTCAACATCAAGGATGAGCTGGCGCGCCTGGGCGGTGTCGGTGATGTGCAGTTGTTTGGCATGGGCGATTACTCGCTGCGTGTGTGGCTCGATCCGAACAAAACCGCTTCGCGCAACCTGACCGCGACCGATGTGGTCACAGCGATTCGTGAACAGAACCGTCAAGTGGCGGCCGGTGCACTGGGTGCGCCTCCTGCACCGAATGCCACGGCCTTCCAGTTGTCGGTCAACACTCAGGGCCGTCTGGTGTCCGAGGAAGAGTTCGAGAACATCATCATTCGCTCTGGCGACAACGGTGAAATCACTCGCCTCAAGGACATCGCTCGCGTCGAACTGGGCTCCAGCCAGTACGCCCTGCGTTCGTTGTTGAACAACCAGCCGGCGGTGGCGATCCCGATCTTCCAGCGTCCCGGTTCCAATGCCATCGAAATCTCCAACGAAGTTCGGGCAAAAATGGCCGAGCTGAAGAAGAGCTTCCCCGAAGGCATGGACTTCAGCATCGTCTATGACCCGACGATCTTCGTGCGCGGTTCCATCGAGGCGGTGGTTCACACCCTCTTCGAAGCGTTGATCCTCGTGGTGTTGGTGGTGATCCTGTTCCTGCAAACCTGGCGCGCCTCGATCATTCCATTGGTCGCTGTGCCGGTATCGCTGATCGGTACTTTTGCCGTGATGCATTTGTTTGGCTTCTCGCTCAACGCCTTGTCGCTGTTCGGCCTGGTATTGGCGATCGGTATCGTGGTGGACGACGCCATCGTGGTGGTGGAGAACGTCGAGCGGAACATCGAACTCGGATTGACCCCGGTCGAAGCCACCAAGCGCGCCATGCGTGAAGTGACCGGCCCCATCATTGCGACGGCGCTGGTGCTGTGTGCGGTATTCGTTCCGGCGGCGTTCATCTCCGGCTTGACCGGCCAGTTCTACAAGCAGTTCGCCCTGACCATCGCGATTTCGACGGTGATCTCGGCTTTCAACTCCCTGACCCTGTCGCCGGCCCTGGCCGCGGTATTGCTCAAGGGCCACGACGCGCCGAAAGACCGTTTCTCCAAGGTACTGGACAAGATTTTCGGTGGCTGGTTGTTCCGTCCGTTCAACCGCTTCTTCGAAAAGGCCAGCCATGGTTATGTCGGCACCGTTGCCCGCGTGATCCGCTCCAGCGGCATCGCCCTGCTGCTGTACGCCGGCCTGATGGTCCTGACCTTCTTCGGTTTCTCCAGCACCCCGACCGGTTTCGTACCCGGCCAGGACAAGCAATACCTGGTGGCCTTCGCGCAACTGCCGGATGCCTCGAGCCTGGACCGTACCGAAGACGTGATCAAGCGCATGTCCGACCTCGCCCTGAAACAGCCTGGCGTGGAAAGTGCGGTGGCCTTCCCTGGCCTGTCGATCAACGGTTTCACCAACAGCCCGAACGCCGGCATCGTGTTCGTGACCTTGAAACCGTTCGACGAACGTAAAGACCCGAGCATGTCCGCCGGTGCGATTGCCGGTGCCTTGAACGGCCAATACGCGAACATCCAGGAAGCCTACATGGCGATCTTCCCGCCGCCGCCGGTACAAGGCCTGGGCACCATCGGTGGTTTCCGCCTGCAGATCGAAGACCGGGGCAACCTGGGCTACGAAGAGCTGTACAAGGAAACCATGAACATCATCAACAAGAGCCACAACGTGCCGGAACTGGCTGGCCTGTTCACCAGCTACACGGTGAACGTGCCCCAGGTCGATGCCGCCATCGACCGTGAAAAAGCCAAGACCCACGGCGTCGCCGTCAGTGACATCTTCGACACCCTGCAGATCTACCTGGGTTCGCTGTATGCCAACGACTTCAACCGCTTCGGTCGCACCTACCAGGTCAACGTCCAGGCCGAACAACAGTTCCGCCTCGAATCCGACCAGATCGGCCAACTGAAAGTGCGCAACAACAAGGGCGAGATGATCCCTCTGGCGACCTTCATCAAGGTCAGCGACACCTCAGGTCCCGACCGCGTGATGCACTACAACGGCTTCATCACCGCTGAAATCAACGGTGCGGCAGCGCCCGGCTACAGCTCCGGCCAGGCCGAAAAAGCCATCGAGAAACTGCTCAAGGAAGAACTGCCCAACGGCATGACCTACGAATGGACCGACCTGACCTACCAGCAGATCCTGTCCGGCAACACCGCGTTGTTCGTGTTCCCGCTCTGTGTGCTGCTGGCGTTCCTGGTGCTGGCAGCCCAGTACGAAAGCTGGAGCCTGCCACTGGCGGTGATCCTGATCGTACCGATGACCCTGCTGTCGGCCATCACGGGGGTGATTGCTTCCGGTGGCGACAACAACATCTTTACCCAGATCGGTTTGATCGTATTGGTGGGGCTTGCCTGTAAGAACGCGATTCTGATCGTCGAGTTCGCCAAGGACAAACAGCTGGAAGGCCTCAACCCGCTGGCTGCGGTCCTGGAAGCTTGCCGCCTGCGTCTGCGGCCGATCCTGATGACCTCCTTCGCGTTCATCATGGGTGTCGTGCCTCTGGTGTTCTCCAGCGGCGCCGGTGCTGAAATGCGCCACGCCATGGGTGTGGCGGTGTTCTCCGGGATGCTCGGGGTGACCTTCTTCGGTCTGTTGCTGACGCCAGTGTTCTACGTATTGATCCGTAACTTTGTCGAGCGCGGCCAGGCACGCAAAGCCGCCAAGGCCGCCCTGAAGCTGGAGTCGCATTGA
- a CDS encoding TolC family protein yields MSLKAFLPSLLVLALSACAVGPDYKTPTTEAANITAATDGAAGQKNFDRSRFEGIWWQQFEDPTLNQLVTKSLQGNRDLRVAFARWKAARAIRDDVSNDAMPTITSRVSSDLGKGQIPGQTTDRVNSERYDLGLDMAWEIDLFGRIQRNLESANAEQQAFEADLYQLQVTMIAELVDSYGQLRGAQLREKIALANLENQQESRKITISLRDAGVGDQLDVERADARLASVEASVPQLQAEQIRQKNRIATLLGERPDKLSVDLSPKDLPAIAKALPIGDPGELLQRRPDILSAERKLASATARIGVAKADLFPRVSLSGFLGFTAGRGSQIGSSAANAWALGPSITWAAFDLGSVKARLRGADADAEGALATYEQQVLLALEESENAFSDYGKRQQRLISLIRQSESSRSAADLAEIRYREGTADFLVLLDAQRERLAAEDTQAQAEVDLYRGIVAIYKALGGGWQPETVASK; encoded by the coding sequence ATGAGTTTGAAAGCCTTCCTGCCGAGCCTGCTGGTACTGGCCCTGAGTGCCTGTGCCGTGGGCCCGGACTACAAGACGCCAACCACCGAGGCGGCCAACATCACGGCCGCCACCGATGGCGCCGCTGGCCAGAAGAACTTTGACCGCTCGCGTTTCGAAGGTATCTGGTGGCAACAGTTCGAAGACCCGACCCTCAATCAACTGGTGACTAAATCCCTGCAAGGCAACCGCGATTTGCGCGTCGCCTTCGCCCGCTGGAAAGCGGCGCGGGCGATCCGCGATGACGTCAGCAACGACGCCATGCCAACCATCACCAGCCGCGTCAGCAGTGACCTGGGCAAAGGCCAGATTCCGGGCCAGACCACCGACCGGGTCAACAGCGAACGCTATGACCTGGGCCTGGACATGGCCTGGGAAATTGATCTGTTCGGCCGCATCCAGCGCAACCTGGAGTCGGCCAACGCCGAGCAACAGGCATTCGAGGCCGATCTGTACCAGCTGCAAGTCACCATGATTGCCGAACTGGTGGATTCCTACGGTCAACTGCGCGGCGCGCAACTGCGGGAGAAAATCGCCCTGGCCAACCTGGAGAACCAGCAGGAGTCACGCAAGATCACCATCAGCCTGCGTGATGCCGGCGTCGGTGACCAGCTCGATGTGGAGCGCGCCGATGCGCGACTGGCGTCGGTCGAAGCCAGCGTGCCGCAATTGCAGGCCGAACAGATCCGGCAGAAAAACCGCATTGCCACCCTGCTGGGTGAGCGTCCGGACAAGCTGAGCGTGGACCTGAGCCCGAAAGACTTGCCGGCGATCGCCAAGGCCCTTCCGATCGGTGATCCGGGTGAACTGCTGCAACGCCGTCCGGACATTCTCAGTGCCGAACGCAAACTGGCCTCGGCCACGGCTCGAATCGGCGTGGCCAAGGCGGATCTGTTCCCTCGGGTCAGCCTCAGCGGCTTCCTTGGTTTTACGGCCGGGCGCGGTTCGCAGATCGGCTCCTCGGCGGCCAACGCCTGGGCACTGGGCCCGAGCATCACCTGGGCGGCGTTTGACCTGGGCAGCGTCAAGGCCCGTTTGCGCGGCGCCGACGCCGATGCTGAAGGCGCCCTGGCGACCTACGAGCAGCAAGTGTTGCTGGCCCTGGAAGAATCGGAAAACGCTTTCAGCGACTACGGCAAACGCCAACAGCGCCTGATCTCGTTGATTCGCCAGAGCGAGTCCAGCCGCTCGGCTGCCGACCTGGCGGAGATCCGCTACCGCGAAGGCACCGCCGATTTCCTCGTGCTGCTCGATGCCCAGCGTGAACGCCTGGCGGCCGAAGACACCCAGGCCCAGGCTGAAGTCGACCTGTATCGCGGCATCGTCGCGATCTACAAGGCCCTCGGTGGCGGCTGGCAGCCGGAGACGGTCGCGAGCAAGTAA
- a CDS encoding HlyD family secretion protein, with protein MKNILSRLTTLAVVLLAFILGWFAWEHYTRAPWTRDARVRADVVTLSADVSGRIVSLAVQDNQHVNKGQALLEIDPARYTLAVEHSKRAVEVAKASLGQAQAAISASEALLKQRQSEEQRRRTLKDRSAISGEEWEKANTDVSVAQADLLRNQANLVLAQANVQLAIAALTQSELDLQRTHVVSPVTGYVTNLLTREGDYASAGGPLLALVDSESFYVSGYFEETKLPRIGEGDRVKIELMSGETFGGKVQSIAFAIADRENLPGGRLLASINPSYTWIKLAQRVPVRIEIDADYAGKNNLRAGTTATVTVQENHKSKDQH; from the coding sequence TTGAAGAACATCCTTTCCCGACTCACGACGCTGGCGGTGGTACTGCTGGCCTTCATCCTCGGCTGGTTCGCCTGGGAGCATTACACCCGCGCACCCTGGACCCGGGATGCCCGGGTGCGTGCCGATGTGGTGACCTTGTCCGCAGACGTTTCGGGACGAATCGTCAGCCTGGCCGTGCAGGACAACCAGCATGTGAACAAAGGCCAGGCTCTGCTGGAGATCGATCCGGCGCGTTACACCCTGGCGGTGGAGCATTCCAAGCGTGCGGTGGAGGTGGCGAAAGCCTCGCTCGGGCAGGCACAGGCGGCGATTAGCGCCAGCGAAGCATTGCTCAAACAACGTCAGAGCGAAGAGCAGCGGCGGCGCACGCTCAAGGATCGTTCGGCGATTTCCGGCGAAGAGTGGGAAAAGGCCAACACCGATGTGTCGGTGGCCCAGGCCGACTTGCTGCGTAACCAGGCCAACCTGGTATTGGCCCAGGCCAACGTGCAACTGGCCATTGCCGCCTTGACCCAGTCCGAACTCGACTTGCAGCGTACCCATGTCGTCTCCCCGGTGACCGGCTATGTCACCAATCTGCTGACCCGGGAGGGCGACTACGCCTCGGCCGGCGGCCCGTTGCTGGCGCTGGTGGACAGTGAATCGTTCTATGTCAGCGGTTACTTCGAAGAAACCAAGTTGCCGCGGATCGGGGAGGGTGACCGGGTCAAGATTGAGTTGATGAGTGGCGAAACCTTCGGCGGCAAGGTGCAGAGCATTGCCTTCGCCATCGCCGACCGGGAAAACCTGCCGGGCGGCCGGCTGCTGGCCAGCATCAACCCCAGTTACACCTGGATCAAACTGGCGCAGCGGGTGCCGGTGCGGATCGAGATTGATGCCGACTATGCCGGTAAAAACAACTTGCGTGCAGGTACTACCGCTACCGTGACCGTCCAGGAAAACCACAAATCCAAGGACCAGCACTGA
- a CDS encoding DUF1656 domain-containing protein, which translates to MPIDLEVGGAYLPPIAQALLLGIPIFLLLDWTLRRLGVLQFVWHEALFEGALYACVCATLILVMGA; encoded by the coding sequence TTGCCCATTGATCTGGAAGTGGGAGGTGCCTACCTGCCCCCGATTGCTCAGGCACTGTTGCTGGGCATACCGATTTTCCTGTTGCTGGACTGGACATTGCGGCGCCTCGGCGTTCTGCAGTTTGTCTGGCACGAGGCGTTGTTCGAAGGCGCGCTGTACGCCTGCGTCTGCGCCACGTTGATTCTGGTCATGGGAGCCTGA
- a CDS encoding FUSC family protein, whose product MQGLLQYFKAMLNPGPGVLLFALRTIAAGLLTLYLAFLFDLDQPKWSIMAVVIISQPLGGMVLARSFGQVIGTTMGAVVAVAIMAIFPQAPLPFITTLALWLALCTAGGTLLRYTSSGAFVLSGYTAVVIALLAIPDQDGTFLLAVTRLTETLLAVACVCVVSLLTARPEAVARDYFARIDQITRLLATHASAVIRTEESEADFQQRQMQLLGQISGLEGVRRHMYFDAPRLRSANGLVQLLGNQLVLLTARLTALRHQRLLLTERWEGELPEEIQRLRAEELAFLDELAQEGRSLSSEKRHHFTSLQQRFDELAYRAEQLTEPLPATLRSLAWSLRWEQARLLQQLEQILELSDAIQSGRPASSMYRGRENPLHLDFTLATMNAIRAFSALLIAGLIWIETGWDGARGGMVLLGILCSLMSTFPRPLLAVQSYARGFGLALVASALLQFLFVPMISNFEMLALLLVPLLYAVAVGLASPPTTGTGIGLGLTTFLLLGPLNVGIGQNTAIQWFEFAGAYTCATVLALSVYALIFPYMPDLRMRRLHKENGEQVYALLKTSATDEQQFAFESRMVDRLTMMLGLLPATREPQSRELFQVSLACMALGIALNQLRQQGQNNALLSPDLQSRLFSTVRETGRLVAGRPGVEVARVLDSLHTLGDDLDALHTDVHERLWSVFRMRVALLIVVSFVERYRGYFQPSGPEGDPVLAH is encoded by the coding sequence ATGCAAGGGTTGTTGCAATACTTCAAGGCCATGCTCAACCCCGGGCCCGGGGTGCTGCTGTTTGCCCTGCGAACCATCGCGGCCGGGTTGTTGACCCTGTACCTGGCGTTTTTGTTCGACCTGGACCAGCCCAAGTGGTCGATCATGGCCGTGGTCATCATCAGCCAGCCACTGGGTGGCATGGTGCTGGCCCGCAGTTTTGGCCAAGTCATCGGTACCACCATGGGGGCGGTCGTAGCGGTGGCAATCATGGCGATATTTCCCCAGGCACCGTTGCCGTTCATCACCACCCTGGCCTTGTGGCTGGCGCTGTGCACCGCTGGTGGCACGCTGCTGCGCTACACCAGTTCCGGGGCATTCGTGCTCAGTGGCTACACCGCCGTGGTCATCGCGTTGCTGGCGATCCCCGATCAGGACGGCACCTTTTTGCTGGCGGTGACCCGCCTCACCGAAACCTTGCTGGCGGTTGCCTGCGTGTGCGTGGTCAGCCTGCTCACCGCCAGGCCGGAGGCCGTGGCCCGGGATTACTTCGCCAGGATCGATCAAATCACCCGGTTGCTGGCCACCCATGCCAGCGCCGTCATCCGCACCGAAGAGAGCGAAGCCGACTTCCAGCAGCGGCAAATGCAGTTGCTGGGCCAGATCAGCGGCCTGGAGGGCGTGCGCCGACACATGTACTTCGATGCACCACGGTTACGCAGCGCCAACGGTCTGGTGCAACTGTTGGGCAACCAACTGGTGCTATTGACCGCGCGGCTGACCGCCTTGCGCCACCAACGGCTGTTGTTGACCGAGCGCTGGGAGGGCGAGTTGCCTGAAGAGATTCAACGGCTGCGCGCCGAAGAACTGGCCTTTCTCGATGAGCTGGCACAAGAGGGGCGTTCGCTGTCCAGTGAAAAGCGCCACCATTTCACCTCGCTGCAACAACGCTTTGATGAACTGGCCTACAGGGCCGAACAGTTGACCGAGCCGCTGCCGGCCACCTTGCGCTCGCTGGCATGGTCGCTGCGCTGGGAACAGGCGCGTCTGTTGCAGCAGCTTGAGCAGATTCTGGAATTGAGCGACGCCATCCAGAGCGGGCGACCGGCCAGCAGCATGTATCGCGGGCGGGAAAACCCGCTGCACCTGGACTTCACCCTGGCGACCATGAACGCCATCCGGGCCTTTTCCGCACTGTTGATCGCAGGCCTGATCTGGATCGAAACCGGCTGGGACGGTGCCCGAGGCGGGATGGTGCTGCTGGGCATCCTGTGCTCGCTGATGTCGACGTTTCCCCGGCCGCTGCTGGCGGTGCAAAGCTATGCCAGGGGATTCGGGCTGGCACTGGTGGCCTCGGCGCTCCTTCAGTTCCTGTTTGTGCCGATGATCAGCAATTTCGAGATGCTTGCCTTGCTGCTGGTGCCCTTGCTCTACGCCGTAGCAGTGGGATTGGCCAGCCCCCCCACCACGGGTACGGGCATTGGCCTGGGGCTCACGACGTTTTTGTTGCTTGGCCCGTTGAACGTAGGGATCGGGCAAAACACCGCCATCCAGTGGTTCGAGTTTGCCGGGGCCTATACCTGCGCGACCGTACTGGCCTTGAGTGTCTATGCGCTGATCTTTCCGTACATGCCGGATTTGCGCATGCGCCGGCTCCACAAAGAGAACGGCGAGCAGGTGTACGCCTTGCTGAAAACCTCGGCGACCGATGAGCAGCAGTTTGCCTTCGAGAGCCGCATGGTTGATCGCCTGACCATGATGCTGGGGCTGCTGCCGGCAACCCGGGAGCCACAATCGCGCGAGCTGTTTCAAGTCAGCCTGGCCTGCATGGCGCTGGGTATTGCCTTGAATCAGCTCAGGCAGCAGGGGCAGAACAACGCACTGCTGAGTCCGGATCTGCAAAGTCGCCTGTTTTCGACGGTCCGGGAAACGGGCAGGCTGGTCGCCGGCCGGCCCGGGGTCGAAGTGGCGCGGGTACTTGATAGTCTGCACACCCTGGGTGACGACCTGGATGCGCTGCATACCGATGTCCATGAGCGCTTGTGGTCGGTGTTCCGCATGCGCGTGGCGCTGTTGATCGTGGTCTCGTTCGTCGAACGCTATCGCGGCTACTTTCAACCCTCAGGCCCTGAAGGAGACCCAGTCCTTGCCCATTGA
- a CDS encoding tetratricopeptide repeat protein, which produces MPKSRRILFISVFALLVIGFAWFSLRDTTPVVPEAIQHGYSEALAAARAGQPGAARVLYQQLARPDLSPKRRIWLHAELPNYPSSVALKLADADLQNESPDVRIAAIRSISGLVPNGQRSLLLGPLLEDSEQSVRLEAINALLGLSPDDLGLYFGPLEQAIDAWEQVLRSEPQSADNQYQLARLHLHNAELKEAQQALDNTLRLAPDNLPALVLQIEVLDKQGQNDAARQLLARQLQAQPNSAYLQHALGLWLLHHEQSEFALLGLSKAVELEPNNRDYRYDLATTLHGEQELEAAQKQLQEVVQRHPNDRKARVLLINYWKESGQLQNVQILLAQLEQMNPDDPALQQGL; this is translated from the coding sequence ATGCCCAAGTCCCGCCGCATTCTGTTTATCAGCGTCTTCGCGCTGCTCGTCATCGGTTTTGCGTGGTTTTCCCTGCGCGATACCACCCCGGTGGTTCCCGAAGCCATCCAGCATGGCTACAGCGAAGCGCTGGCGGCTGCCCGTGCCGGTCAACCGGGTGCCGCGCGGGTGCTCTATCAGCAATTGGCCCGTCCGGACCTGTCCCCCAAGCGTCGTATCTGGTTGCATGCCGAACTGCCCAACTACCCAAGCTCGGTGGCCCTGAAGCTGGCGGATGCCGACTTGCAGAACGAGTCGCCCGACGTACGTATCGCGGCGATCAGGAGCATCAGCGGCCTGGTCCCGAACGGCCAGCGCAGTCTGCTGCTGGGACCATTGCTCGAAGACAGCGAACAAAGCGTGCGGCTGGAAGCCATCAACGCGCTGCTGGGGTTGTCCCCGGATGACCTGGGTTTGTATTTCGGGCCGCTGGAACAAGCCATCGATGCCTGGGAGCAAGTGCTCAGGAGCGAGCCGCAAAGCGCTGATAACCAATACCAGCTGGCCCGACTGCATTTGCACAACGCCGAACTCAAGGAAGCGCAACAGGCGCTGGACAACACCCTGCGCCTGGCGCCGGACAACCTGCCGGCGCTGGTGCTGCAAATCGAGGTACTGGATAAACAGGGCCAGAACGACGCCGCCCGGCAACTGTTGGCCAGGCAACTGCAGGCACAGCCCAACTCGGCCTACCTGCAACATGCCCTGGGGCTCTGGCTGCTGCATCACGAGCAAAGCGAATTCGCCCTGCTCGGCCTGTCCAAAGCCGTTGAACTTGAGCCAAACAACCGCGATTACCGCTACGACCTGGCCACCACGCTGCACGGTGAGCAGGAGCTCGAAGCGGCACAGAAACAGTTGCAGGAAGTCGTTCAGCGCCATCCCAACGATCGCAAGGCTCGGGTCCTGCTGATCAATTACTGGAAGGAAAGCGGGCAGCTGCAAAACGTGCAGATCCTGTTGGCCCAGCTCGAACAGATGAACCCCGATGATCCGGCGTTGCAACAAGGGCTTTAA
- a CDS encoding response regulator, with product MSEDAQDVVLVVEDDPSILMVLSAYLSGEGYRVLQAENGEQAFEILASKPHLDMMITDFRLPGGISGVQIAEPAVKLRPELKVIFISGYAQEIRETDSPITRKAPILDKPFDLDKLQELMQDMLS from the coding sequence ATGAGCGAAGATGCACAAGATGTAGTACTCGTCGTCGAGGACGACCCCTCGATTCTGATGGTGCTGTCCGCTTATCTGTCGGGCGAGGGTTATCGCGTGTTGCAGGCCGAAAACGGCGAACAGGCTTTCGAGATCCTGGCGAGCAAGCCGCACCTGGACATGATGATCACCGACTTCCGCCTGCCCGGAGGAATCTCCGGCGTGCAGATCGCCGAGCCCGCCGTGAAGCTGCGACCAGAGCTCAAGGTGATTTTCATCAGCGGCTATGCCCAGGAAATCCGTGAGACCGACAGCCCGATCACGCGCAAGGCGCCGATCCTGGACAAACCCTTCGATCTGGACAAGTTGCAGGAACTGATGCAGGACATGCTTTCCTGA
- a CDS encoding hybrid sensor histidine kinase/response regulator — translation MLSHIKAKLLIVDDLPENLLALEALIKREDRIVYKALSADEALSLLLQHEFALAILDVQMPGMNGFELAELMRGTEKTRNIPIVFVSAAGRELNYAFKGYESGAVDFLHKPLDIQAVKSKVSVFVDLYRQSKAMKEQVLALEQSRREQETLLKQLQNTQLELEQAVRTRDDFMSIVAHEVRTPLNGLILETQLRKMHLARDNAAAFTLDKMHAMVDRDERQIKSLIRLIEDMLDVSRIRTGKLSIRPKRVDLSTLVHDVLHNFSRQFDAAEASVSLDAAQPVIGNWDEFRIEQVISNLLTNALRYGAKSPISVRVYSEGGQALVDVQDQGIGISEANQKRIFQQFERVSAKHAVAGLGLGLFISEQIVAAHGGTITVQSRIGEGALFRVCLPL, via the coding sequence ATGTTGAGTCATATCAAGGCCAAACTGCTGATCGTGGACGATCTGCCGGAGAATCTGCTGGCGCTCGAAGCGTTGATCAAGCGTGAAGACCGCATCGTCTACAAGGCGCTGTCCGCCGACGAAGCCTTGTCCCTGCTGCTGCAACACGAATTCGCCTTGGCCATCCTCGATGTACAGATGCCCGGCATGAATGGCTTCGAGCTGGCCGAGTTGATGCGTGGTACGGAAAAAACCAGGAACATCCCGATCGTTTTCGTCAGCGCCGCCGGGCGTGAGCTCAACTATGCGTTCAAGGGCTATGAAAGCGGAGCCGTGGACTTCCTGCACAAACCGCTGGACATTCAGGCGGTCAAGAGCAAGGTCAGTGTGTTCGTCGACCTGTATCGCCAGAGCAAGGCGATGAAGGAGCAAGTGCTGGCCCTTGAGCAAAGTCGCCGCGAACAGGAGACCCTGCTCAAGCAACTGCAAAATACCCAGCTGGAACTGGAGCAGGCGGTGCGCACGCGCGATGACTTCATGTCCATCGTCGCCCACGAGGTGCGCACGCCGCTCAACGGCCTGATCCTTGAAACCCAGCTGCGCAAGATGCACCTGGCCCGGGACAACGCCGCCGCCTTCACTCTGGACAAGATGCATGCCATGGTCGACCGCGACGAACGGCAGATCAAAAGCCTCATTCGCTTGATCGAAGACATGCTCGACGTCTCGCGCATTCGCACCGGCAAGTTGTCGATTCGGCCGAAGCGTGTTGACCTTTCGACGCTGGTTCATGACGTGTTGCACAACTTTTCCCGGCAGTTCGACGCCGCCGAGGCCTCGGTTTCGCTCGACGCCGCGCAACCGGTGATCGGAAACTGGGACGAGTTTCGTATTGAACAGGTCATTTCCAACCTGTTGACCAACGCCTTGCGCTACGGGGCCAAGAGCCCGATCTCGGTGAGGGTCTACAGTGAAGGTGGTCAGGCGCTGGTGGATGTGCAGGATCAAGGGATCGGCATCAGCGAGGCAAACCAGAAACGGATCTTCCAGCAGTTCGAGCGGGTATCGGCCAAACACGCCGTCGCCGGGCTGGGCCTGGGATTGTTTATTTCAGAACAGATTGTGGCCGCCCATGGCGGTACTATTACCGTCCAGAGCAGGATTGGCGAAGGCGCCTTGTTTCGCGTTTGTCTGCCGCTGTAG